CTGGTTGGCCGGGTCGTTGCTCGCCCTGGGCACGATGTTCGGCCATCACGCCGTGACGCTGGAAGCTCCCGAGACGGGCCTGATGCATTCGGTGGCCGTGCTGTACGGCGCCATCCTGGCGGCCATGGTCTGGCTGCCGCCCGGAAGGCTGGGCGAGGGCGTGCAGCGTTGGCTGCCGCTCGGCGTCGTGTGTGTCTGCACCGCCACGGGAATCGCGCTCCAAATCTATGCCGACGACCTGGTCGTCTTGACCGCGGGCGCCGCGGGCCGGATCCGCCTGCAATTCGTGAACGCCCTGGCCGGCGTCTTCTTCGCGGCGTCCGGCGCCAGGCTCATGCTGCTGTTCTGGCGCCACCGCAACGGTTCGATGCTCTGGATGTGTGTCTTCACCCTTTTCCTCGGCACCGGCTGCCTGGCCATGTCGATCTCCGGGTATTCCTACGACTGGTGGTTCTGGCAGGTCACGCGTTTGTTCGCCTATGCGGCGCTGGTGATCTACGCCTCGAGTCGCACCGGCAAGGAGTTCCGGCGGCTGGATTCCGCTTCACGGGAGCTGTCCCAGAGCGCCACGCGCTTCAAGGCCATAACCGAGAACACTTCCGACATCGTCTTCATCCTCGGCGGCAGCGGCGTGTTCACGTACGTGAGCCCCGCCGCGGCGCGCGTCGCCGGCGTGAGGGAGGATGAGCTGCTGGGCCATCAACCGGGCGGATACACGCATCCGGAGGACCTGCCGAAGATCTTCAATGGCATCAAGCGGGCCACGAGCAGGCCCGGCGAGAGCATCAGGATCGGCACCATCCGCGTGCAGCACAGCGACGGCCACTGGTTGCACCTGGAGGGCCTCTACACGGCGATGTACGACGTCCCCGGCGTCGAGGGCGTGGTGCTCAACTATCGAAACATCACCGACCGGATCCTCTCCGAGAGGGCGCTCCGCAAGAGCCGCCGGCAGCTGACCGCCCTGATCGGCAACCTGCCCGGCATGGTCTACCGTTGCCGGGCCGACAAGGATTTCTCCATCGAATACGTGAACGACGGGGCCATCAAGCTGACGGGCTATACGCCGGCCGAGTTCGTGGATGAACGCTCCGTCAAGTCCGTCGACGTCATCCACCCCGAGGACTTCCCCTACGTGCGCACGACGATCTGGGAGTGCGTCCAGAATCGTCGTTCCTTCGAGCTGGAATACCGCATCATCGCCAAGGACGGCACCCTGAAGTGGGTGTGGGAACAGGGCGTAGGCCTCTACGACGAGAAAGGCGCGATGGAAAGCGTAGAGGGCTTCATCCTCGACGTGACCGAACGCGTGCAGGCGGAGGACAAGCTCCGCCGCACGGAATACTCCATCAACAGCGCGTCCGACGCCGTCTACTGGATCGGTCTGGACGGCGCGCTGGTGGACGTCAACGACACCGCCTGCCGCGTCCTCGGCTACTCGCGGGAAGAGCTGCTCACCATGAACATCCACGACATCTCCATCGACCTGGTCAGGGAGGACTGGGGCAAGGTGTGGGAAGAGGTCAAGCGGCAGGGGTCGGTGTTGATCGAGGGCGAGCACATCACCAAGTCGGGACGCGTCTTCCCGGTGGAGGTCTCGTCCAGTTACCAGGAGTTCGGCGGCCGCCGTTTCCACTGCGCTTTTGTCCGCGACATCTCCGAGCGCAAGGCCGCCGAGGCGCAAATCCAGGGCATGAACCAGGAGCTGGAACTGCGCGTGGAGGAACGCACCACCGAACTGCAGGAGGCCCAGGCCCAGCTGGTGACGTCGGAGAAGATGGCGGCGCTGGGCAACCTGGTGTCCGGCGTGGCCCACGAGATCAACACGCCACTGGGTATCGGCATCACGGCCGCCTCCCACCTGCAGCAGCAGGTCGAAAGGTTCAACAGGCGCTACGAGGGGGGAGTGCTGAACCGCGCCGAACTCGAGACCTTCCTGGGCGCCGGGCGCGAGGCCACCCACATGATCCTGTCCAACCTGAACCGCGCCGCCGAACTGGTGCAGAGCTTCAAGCAGGTCTCGGTGGACCAGTCGACCGAGGATCTCCGCAGCTTCAACATGGGAACTTATCTGCGCGAGGCCCTGGTCAGCCTGCGCCCGAAGCTGAAGCAGGGCGGACACAGGCTAGAGTTGAGCTGTCCCGACTCCCTGGAGATGACGAGCTACCCCGGCGTGCTGGCCCAGGTGGCCACCAACCTGGTCATGAACTCGTTGCTGCACGGCTTCGAGGATCGCGAAGGCGGCAGTATCATCGTCAACATCGACGAGATCGGCGAAATGGTGCGCATATTGTACCGCGACGACGGCCAGGGCATGTCCAGCGAGCAGGTCCGCAAGATATACGACCCCTTCTACACCACGAAGCGCGGGCGCGGCGGCAGCGGCCTGGGCATGAACATCGTCTTCAATCTCGTCACCCAGATGCTCGGCGGCACCATCGAATGCCAGAGCGCGCAGGGCCAGGGCACGGCCTTCGTCATCGAGTTGCCGAAACGGGTCCGGCGGGTGCCGAAGGATCCTGTCGAGGACGGCGTGCTGGCCAACGTGTGAGCTTTCTCCCCGGTTTTCCACCTGACAATTCCGGTCACAGGCGTTATTACTCACGGTCGAACCAACGGCAATCCGGAGGCGCACGAACATGCCCAGGGCCGGCACTCTCCTTGCAGCAGTCCTGCTGACGCTGTCGCCGGCGGCCGCCGCGAGCGCGGGCGACGCGTCCGTCATTCCCTTCCCGTTCCTGTTCTACACGCCGGAGACCGAACTGGCCGGCGGCGGCACCGTGCTGGTCTACCTGCGCGGCGACGATTCCGGCGCGCGGCCTTCCATCGTCTCCCCGATCTTCGTCTATACCGCGAAGAAGCAGACGATGGCCTTCCTCTCCGGCGAGTTCTACCTGGACGACGAAAACTGGCGCCTGAACGCCGGACTGGCGTACGTAAAGTACCCCAACACTTTCTGGGGCCTCGGCAACGACGCTCCCGACGCGGCCGAGGAGGAC
This is a stretch of genomic DNA from bacterium. It encodes these proteins:
- a CDS encoding PAS domain S-box protein, producing the protein MKRQRIEIPADIIRLVTLVAAFVLPVLGGIAVGRYYMDLVLDHSAVLLLLEFACMSVSLVLAGFFLLRQGDGDSTHRFWLAGSLLALGTMFGHHAVTLEAPETGLMHSVAVLYGAILAAMVWLPPGRLGEGVQRWLPLGVVCVCTATGIALQIYADDLVVLTAGAAGRIRLQFVNALAGVFFAASGARLMLLFWRHRNGSMLWMCVFTLFLGTGCLAMSISGYSYDWWFWQVTRLFAYAALVIYASSRTGKEFRRLDSASRELSQSATRFKAITENTSDIVFILGGSGVFTYVSPAAARVAGVREDELLGHQPGGYTHPEDLPKIFNGIKRATSRPGESIRIGTIRVQHSDGHWLHLEGLYTAMYDVPGVEGVVLNYRNITDRILSERALRKSRRQLTALIGNLPGMVYRCRADKDFSIEYVNDGAIKLTGYTPAEFVDERSVKSVDVIHPEDFPYVRTTIWECVQNRRSFELEYRIIAKDGTLKWVWEQGVGLYDEKGAMESVEGFILDVTERVQAEDKLRRTEYSINSASDAVYWIGLDGALVDVNDTACRVLGYSREELLTMNIHDISIDLVREDWGKVWEEVKRQGSVLIEGEHITKSGRVFPVEVSSSYQEFGGRRFHCAFVRDISERKAAEAQIQGMNQELELRVEERTTELQEAQAQLVTSEKMAALGNLVSGVAHEINTPLGIGITAASHLQQQVERFNRRYEGGVLNRAELETFLGAGREATHMILSNLNRAAELVQSFKQVSVDQSTEDLRSFNMGTYLREALVSLRPKLKQGGHRLELSCPDSLEMTSYPGVLAQVATNLVMNSLLHGFEDREGGSIIVNIDEIGEMVRILYRDDGQGMSSEQVRKIYDPFYTTKRGRGGSGLGMNIVFNLVTQMLGGTIECQSAQGQGTAFVIELPKRVRRVPKDPVEDGVLANV